The stretch of DNA GATACTTGGTACGACAATGCAGAAGAAAATAGAGGCGCTTCGTTTTTCGGACGTTTGATGTATGACTATGCAGGCAAATATTTATTATCTGCTACATTCCGTGCCGATGGTAGCTCCAAGTATCAACAAAAGTGGGGATATTTCCCTTCTGTAGGTCTTGGATGGGTGCTTTCGGAAGAAAACTTTATGAAGAATCAGAAAGTATTTGACTTCCTGAAATTAAGAGGAAGTTGGGGTATGCTAGGTAACGATAAGATACAACGAAATGATGGATTTGCTTCCATTACTCAAGAAACCGGATATTTCAACGGACAGATTATGCCGGGTACATCCAGCCTTTCGTTCTTCTCTTCTCTGAAATGGGAGAAAGTAGAAGAATTGGATTTCGGTTTGGACTTTACTGTTCTGAATAACCGTTTATCCGGAGAACTTGATTATTACAAACGTACTACAAAAGATGCTGTGTTCTTGAAGACACTTCAGTTAGGAGCCGGATCATTATTAATGAATAACGGTGAGATCCAAAACTCGGGTTTAGAAGTTTCTCTAAACTGGGAAGACAAGATCGGACGTGATTTTACTTACAATGTTGGTGTAAATATGTCGACTTTAAAAAATAAAGTCACTCACCTTGATGGTTTGGAACGCATAATTACATCCGGAGACTATGGCCGTATCAGACAGATTGGTCAGACAGTAGACTCTTACTATGGATATGTAATGGAAGGTATTTATCAGAATCAGGCAGAAATTGATAATGATAAAACTTTAACAGATATTGCCAGCAAACCGGTTCCGGGAGACATTAAGTTTAAAGATATAGATGGCGACGGAAAACTGACAGACCAAGACAGAACTTTGCTCGGTTCACCACTGCCTAAGTTTTTCTTGGGTGGTAATATCGGGTTCACTTACAAAGCTTTTGATTTTAGTACAGCATTCCAAGGGCAATTTGGTCATAAGATTTTGAATCAAAAACGGTTCTTGAGACAAAAACAAACAGATATAAATTTCGACGAAGATATCGTTAAAAACCGTTGGACAGGTGAAGGCTCTACAAACAAATATGTATCAGGCGCAGCTTTGGGGCATACATGGACATATAGCCGCTTCAACTCATTCTTTGTTGAAAGTGCCAATACATTTACGATTCAGAATATACAGTTGGGATATACTTTCCAGAATATTTTTCCTCAGAGTGGAAACAAATCTAGCTTAAGAGTAAGTTTTACGGCAGAAAGACCATTCAATTTCTTCTCCTATAATGGATTTACTACAGACGTGGCTGATGGAATAGATAACGATGTTTATCCTTTAACCTCAACTTACAGTATTGGTTTCAGATTGGTATATTAATTAAAGAAATAAGAAATTATAGTTATGAAATTTTATATATACATTATATCAGCATTATTGTTATTAAGCAGTTGTAGCGACTGGCTAAATAAGGAACCCGAAAATGTATTAGATGTCGAGGGGCTTGATTATACTCTGACCGAAAATATGAACCAGCCGCTAATCGGTATCTATGCACGTATGCGTGGAGGAAGTGGACTTAGTTTCTGGGGAAGACTTGGCCTACTGAGCGTAAGAGGTGATGATATAAATAAAGGTTCTTCACCTTCCGATCAGGGAGAGTTAAACTATGCAAAGTCATTCGAATACAATCAGCTTGGTGGATATTGGGCATTAAACTCATCATGGACAGGATTATACAATTTGGTATTGAGTTGTAACTCTGCTTTGGTAGACCTGAATAGATATAACGAGTATACAACAACCGAGGCTGATAAAAAACTGAATACTCAATATCAGGCAGAGGTACGTTTTATCAGAGCTTTTGCTTATTTTCAGATAACCAGATTCTGGGGCGATGCATTGCTTGTTACCGATAACAAAGAAGTATTAGGTACACTTAATGTTACCCCTCGGGCTGATATCTACAAGTTTATTAATGATGAGATGGATTTCTGTGAAGCCAATCTTCCGGCTTTACGTCCTAACGAAATGCCTCTGAAAGGTCAGGTTACTAAATATACAGCTCTGGCACTGAGGGCAAAAGCAAACTCTGATATCAACAATTGGGATGCTGTACTATCTGCAACAAATGAGATTATCAACAGTAACAAGTTTGAGCTTTATCCCGATTTTTATGATTATTTCAAAAAGCCGGGATGCTTATCAAACGAAAATTTATTCGAACTACAATACGGTTTGGTTGGTAGCACAGCAATAGAGTCTGATGCGTGGTTTGCATTCCAAGGCCCAAGAAATGGATTTGTAGGAACAAATATTGAAGGAGGCTGGGGCTTCATGGTTCCAAGTGCTTCTTTAGAGAAACTATTCCAAGACAGGGGGGAGACCGTACGTAAAGAAACTACTTTCTTGTATGCCGGATCTACAACCAAGGAAGGGGATGTGCTAAAACCAAGTACAGCAGCAGACGGAAACGATCGAGTATTTAATGGAAAAGTGTATCTGCCTAGCACTCAGCTTCCGGAAGGAAGAACAGGGTATGGATTTGGTAATAACATCCGTGTGATGAGATATGCAGACATCCTTCTATTGAATGCCGAAGCAAAAGTTCGTAAAAATGAGAATGGGGATGCTCCTTTCAACTTGGTGAGAACCAGAGCAAAAATGCCAACATTGACAAATGTTACATTGGATCAGATTTTGGAAGAAAGACGAGTTGAATTAGCGTGCGAATGGGGCGAACGATTCTTTGATCTTGTTCGTACAGGTAAGGCTGCCGGAACACTTCCGGGATTTACCGAAGGTAAGTCCGAATTTTATCCGATACCTCAAGCTCAAAAAGATTTGAATCCAAATCTTAAATAAGAAACTATCAGGAGAGGATACTCAGTACTTGAAAAGGTGCTGGGTATTCGTCTCTTCTTGTACTGAATATATTGTAATGTGTAAGTTTTTATTATCAACGTAAATGCCATATCATGAAATTAAGAATTATTTTCTGTCTGTTAGTTATAAGATGTTTATCTGCTCCCGCGCAAGAACCGGAATACGATCACATTTTTTTTGACAATGGTTTGATGGCAGGGCGTTACTATTACAGTAGAGCCGATTATACATCTCCTAGCTATATTCAGAATATAGAAAATAAACTACCGGTATCCGAAAAGGAATACTTTACAGCAAAAAACTCACTGTTATTAAACTATGTGTCTGCACCTAATGGAAGCTGGTCGGCGTCGATTCTTTATCATGATTGGCGGGGAAAAGACTTTGTGAAAGAGGGTAAATCTCTGGACTTTAAATTATTTGTCAAATCGGGAACAGAAGCAGAAGAATTACCTCTTATTGCCATAGGTGCTATTAACAAGAAAGAAACAACTACATCGTCCTTTATCAACTTTAACGACTATATATCTCAATTCAAACAAGAGGAATGGGTATCAGTATCCATCCCTCTATCTGAATTTAAAAATTTAAGCTACACAAATACAAAAGAAATAAAAGAAGTTCTTTTCAAACAAAATTCACAAGACGGAAAAGAGCATACTTTATATATAGATCAGGTAGAATTAAGTCCTATCCAAAAACCTGTTTCAAACGTGATAGTCCCGGCGATAAAAGCAAAGGCCTATGAGCGTCATGTAGACTTGTGGTGGGATAAATCAGGGTTGGAAAATATAAAATATATCAAAATATATCGCTCCGAAGATGGGAGAGAGTTCAAGCAGGTAGGCATACAATATCCTTATACAGGTCGTTATGCAGATTTCACAAACGAACCGAATAAGACATTCAGCTACCGCATTGCTTGTGTAAATTATGACTATTCCGAATCACAACCATCTAATATCGTAGAATCAACAACCCGATATATGACTGACGAGCAACTCTTGGATATGGTGCAGGAAGCCTCGTTCAGATATTATTGGGATGGCGCAGAACCAAATTCAGGGCTAGCCCTCGAAAATATTCCGGGACGTAGAAATATGATTGCAACAGGAGCTTCTGGTTTTGGGATGATGGCAATTGTAACCGGTGTAGAGAGAGGATATATCACTCGCGAAGAAGCCATACAACGGTTCAAAAAAATAGTCGCATTTCTCGACAAAGCCGAAACTTTTCATGGAGGCTATGCTCATTTTATAGATGGAACAACAGGTAAAGTGGAACCATTTTTCGGAATGCGTGACAATGGAGCCGATATGGTAGAAACATCCTTTTTGTTTCAAGGGCTATTAACAGCCCGTCAATACTTTGACAAGAACAGTGATGATGAGAAATACATCCGAAATACAATCACCAAACTATGGAAAAATATAGAATGGGATTGGTTCAAAAAGACAAAAGACAGTAAATATTTGTATTGGCACTGGTCTCCGGATCAGGAATGGGTGATAAACCACAATCTTATCGGCTGGAACGAGACAATGATAACTTATTTGCTGGCAATAGCCTCACCAACCCACGGTGTAGGCAAAGACATGTATTATTCGGGATGGGCTAGTCAGGAAAAGCTGGCGCAGGATTATCGTGCCGACTGGGGACAAACACGTGATGGGGCAATGTACTCGAACGGAAATACATATTTCGGAGTAAAGCTCGATGTGGGGGTGTCTAATGGTGGGCCATTGTTTTTCATACACTATTCATACTTGGGGCTTGATCCGCACAAGATAAAAGATAAATATGTTTCTGAAAATTACTTCGAGAACTTTCGGAATATAGCTCTTATAAACTACCGTTACTGTGTAGAGAATCCTAAAAAGAATATCGGATATGGAGCAGATAATTGGGGTCTTACGGCGAGTGATGGGCCTTGGGGGTATTGTGCTGCCGAGCCGGTAGATCATCAGGATGCGGGAACGATGGCACCGACAGGGGCTTTGGCCTCATTCCCTTATCTGCCAGAGCAATCGATGGCGGCATTGAAGAATTATTATCGTAATTATGGTTCTTTCTTGTGGGGTGAATATGGTTTCCGTGATGCGTTCAATCTGAACGAGAATTGGTGTGCTAACATTTATATGGGGCTTAACCAAGCTCCGGTAACGGTGATGATAGAGAATTACCGTACAGGACTTATTTGGAATTTGTTTATGAAAGATCCCGATGTTCAGCGAATGGTAAAAGAAGTGTTTATTAAATAAATTGAAGATGAGATTGAATTGGATTACATCTTTTGCTTTGCTCTGTCTGCTTATATTTACGGGCTGTGGTAAAGACAAAGATCAGAGGGATGCTGAGGTGGATAAATTTGTTGATGACTTGCTTAGCCGAATGACTTTGGAAGAAAAAATCGGGCAAACGGTTTTATATACCAGCGGTTATGATGTTATAACAGGCCCCACAGTTGACCCAAACTACAAAGAATACCTCAAGAAAGGAATGGTTGGAGGTATCTTTAATGCTGTTGGTGCGGACTATACACGTAGTCTGCAAAAAATAGCTGTCGAAGAAACCCGTTTAGGTATTCCTCTCATCTTTGGTTACGATGTGATCCA from Dysgonomonas mossii encodes:
- a CDS encoding glucoamylase family protein, which codes for MKLRIIFCLLVIRCLSAPAQEPEYDHIFFDNGLMAGRYYYSRADYTSPSYIQNIENKLPVSEKEYFTAKNSLLLNYVSAPNGSWSASILYHDWRGKDFVKEGKSLDFKLFVKSGTEAEELPLIAIGAINKKETTTSSFINFNDYISQFKQEEWVSVSIPLSEFKNLSYTNTKEIKEVLFKQNSQDGKEHTLYIDQVELSPIQKPVSNVIVPAIKAKAYERHVDLWWDKSGLENIKYIKIYRSEDGREFKQVGIQYPYTGRYADFTNEPNKTFSYRIACVNYDYSESQPSNIVESTTRYMTDEQLLDMVQEASFRYYWDGAEPNSGLALENIPGRRNMIATGASGFGMMAIVTGVERGYITREEAIQRFKKIVAFLDKAETFHGGYAHFIDGTTGKVEPFFGMRDNGADMVETSFLFQGLLTARQYFDKNSDDEKYIRNTITKLWKNIEWDWFKKTKDSKYLYWHWSPDQEWVINHNLIGWNETMITYLLAIASPTHGVGKDMYYSGWASQEKLAQDYRADWGQTRDGAMYSNGNTYFGVKLDVGVSNGGPLFFIHYSYLGLDPHKIKDKYVSENYFENFRNIALINYRYCVENPKKNIGYGADNWGLTASDGPWGYCAAEPVDHQDAGTMAPTGALASFPYLPEQSMAALKNYYRNYGSFLWGEYGFRDAFNLNENWCANIYMGLNQAPVTVMIENYRTGLIWNLFMKDPDVQRMVKEVFIK
- a CDS encoding RagB/SusD family nutrient uptake outer membrane protein, which gives rise to MKFYIYIISALLLLSSCSDWLNKEPENVLDVEGLDYTLTENMNQPLIGIYARMRGGSGLSFWGRLGLLSVRGDDINKGSSPSDQGELNYAKSFEYNQLGGYWALNSSWTGLYNLVLSCNSALVDLNRYNEYTTTEADKKLNTQYQAEVRFIRAFAYFQITRFWGDALLVTDNKEVLGTLNVTPRADIYKFINDEMDFCEANLPALRPNEMPLKGQVTKYTALALRAKANSDINNWDAVLSATNEIINSNKFELYPDFYDYFKKPGCLSNENLFELQYGLVGSTAIESDAWFAFQGPRNGFVGTNIEGGWGFMVPSASLEKLFQDRGETVRKETTFLYAGSTTKEGDVLKPSTAADGNDRVFNGKVYLPSTQLPEGRTGYGFGNNIRVMRYADILLLNAEAKVRKNENGDAPFNLVRTRAKMPTLTNVTLDQILEERRVELACEWGERFFDLVRTGKAAGTLPGFTEGKSEFYPIPQAQKDLNPNLK